The DNA sequence TGTATATATAAAGTGTGTATACGTTTGGGGATTGTACAGAATGCACAGCGTAGTGTTCAGGaaaaaggaaactgggaaattaatgtataaattaaaatCAGCTTTTAATTAGCTTAACACACATACGAAGGCAAAAAAAGGAACGTTACTTTGATCTGATCAGGgccgacttttttttttaagtgaataattACGATTCCAGTAATAAAAGGGAAAAGCTTGGGTTTGTCCTGGGAGGAAGGGGTTAACGGTTTTCTTTATTCTAGGGTCTCCGCAAGCTCCCCAGATCTGGGTTGGCAATTCTACACCTCCCCCTTTCTGGGAAGTCCGggtttcccccaacccccaatccaTGGCATATTCTCGCGTCTAGCGCCTTGAttttccccaccccagcccctaaGCCGGAGTCTGGTGCAAACTGGCTCCACTGGGGCAAAGAGGATTTGCCTCTTGTGAAAACCGACTGTGGCCCTGGAACTGAGTAGTAGAGGTGTATGGGGTGTAGACCGGCAGAGACTCCTCCGGGAGGATCCGGGTAGAGCGCACTCGCCGCCACTTTACTGGACTGCGCAGGGAGACCTACAGGGGAAAGAGCCGCCTCCACCCTACCCGCCGGGTGGAAGTCCGAACCGGAGGtgctggagtggggagggggtgatAGCTGCCTTTTGGCagcaaattggggggggggtgtcgttCTGGAAAGAATGTGCCCAGTCAACATAGCTGTACGACCAAACGCAAAATACACAATGCCCTCCCCGCGAGACGCAGTGACTGTTTATCCCTAAGTGGCTCTCCAAGTATACGTGGCAGTGAGTTTCTgagcaattttaataaaattccaGACATCGTTTTTCCTGCGTAGACCTCATCTGCCGTTGATCCCCCTCTATCACTCCGCACACTGAGCGGGGGCTCCTAGATAACTCATTCGTTCGTCCTTCCGAACCCTTTCTAAATTCTGTTTCCCCCAACCTTAGAGAGACGCCTGGCCGCCCGGGACGTGAGTGACGCGGTCCAGGGTACATGGCGTATTGTGTGGAGCGAGGCAGCTGTTCCACCTGCGGTGACTGATACACGCAGGGCAAGAACACAGTTCAGCCGAGTGCTGCGCCCGAACAACCGTACAGAAAGGGAAAGGACCGGCGCGCGAGCAAGAGAAAATGGTCGGGCGCGCAGTTAATTCATGCTGCGCTATTACTGTTTACACCCCGGAGCCGGAGTACTGGGCTGCGGGGCTGAggctcctcctctttccctggcTCCCCACTAGCCCTCCTCTTTCCCTGGCTCCCCACTAGCCCCCTCCCGAGTTCCCAAAGCAGAGGGCGGGGAAgcgaaaggaggaaaaaagaggtagggggggaggagaaagagagattcTCTGGCTAATCCCCGCCCACCCGCCCTTTATAATCCGGGGGTCTGCGCGGCCGAGGACCCCCGGGCTGCGCTGCTCTCTGCTGCCGGGTCCGCCTCGCCCCACTCagctcccctcctgcctcctgaagGGCAGGGCTTCGCCGAGGCTTGGCGGGAAAAAAGAAGCGAGGGGAGGGATCCTGAGTCGCAGTATAAAAGAAGCTTTTCGGGCGTTTTTTTTCTGACTCGCTGTAGTAATTCCAGCGAGAGACAGAGGGAGTGAGCGGGCGTGTTGGAAGAGCCCTGTGTGCAGAGCCGCGCTCCGGGCGTCTTAAGAAGGCTGCTCTGGAGTGAGAGGGGCTTTGCCTCCGAGCCTGCCGCCCACTCTCCCCCCAAACCCTCCGACTGACCCAACATCAGCGGCCGCAACCCTCGCCGCCGCTGGGAAACTTTGCCCATTGCAGCGGGCAGACACTTCTCACTGGAACTTACAATCTGCGAGCCAGGACAGGACTCCCCAGGCGCCGGGGAGGGAATTTTTGTCTATTTGGGGACAgtgttctctgcctctgcctgcgaTCGGCTCTCCTGAAAAGAGCTCCTCGCGCTATTTGAAGGCTGGATTTCCTTTGGGCGTTGGAAACCCCGGTAAGCACAGATCTGGTGGTCTTTTACTGTGTCCTTTCTGCGTCTTGAATGTAGCGGCCGGTTAGGACAGTCTTTCTTCCATTCCTGTGCTTTTGACACTTTTCTCAAGAGTAGTTGGGGTAGGCCGGGTGGGGCTGGGGTAGATCTGAGTCGGGGTAGAGCGACTTGTCAAGatgacagagaggaaggggaagggaaaaaccGGGGTgcattttgaaacagggttccCGAGGTTACTATGGGCTGACGCTGACCCGGGCCGGTTGAACGTTCTTGCTTTGCTACATTAATTGATATGtgtcctttgggggggggggtcaaaccCGGAGGTCGCTTCGTGGTGGCCAAAGAAAGCCCTTCTTAGCCTGAGGTCTTTGGAAAAGGGATTACCTTTTGCATTTGGAAGCCAGAAGGCTCCGTAGTTCTGACTTCCCAGTCTCTGGGAGGGCATTTAAATTTCAGCTTGGTGCATTTCTGACAGCCAGAGACCGACACGGAGGTGCGTCCCGCCCGCCAATCCCAGGCGGCGATCGCAACCGGTCCCTGATCCTTTTAAGAAGTTACCATTTGGCTTTAAAAATAGTGATCGTAGTAAAATTTAAGCCTGACCCCCGCGGCATTAGGACTTCAGTGTTGGGCTAGCGCAGTGAGGAGAGAGGCAAAACTAGGGCAGGGATGTGACCGATTCGTTGACTTGGGGGAAACCAGAGGGAATCCTCACATTCCTGCTTGGGATCCGCGGGTATCCCCCGCGCCCCTGAATTGCTAGGAAGACTGCGGTGAGTCGTGATCTGAGTGGTTCCGTAACAGCTGCTACCCTCGGCGGGGAGAGGGAAGACGCCCTGCACCCGGTGCTGAATCGCTGCAGGGTCTCTGGCGCAGTGGCGTCGCGGTTTAGAGTGTAGAAGGGAGGTGTCTCTTATTATTtgacaccccctccccttttATTTCGAGAGGCTTGTGAGAGCCGGAGACTGAGCTCTCTCCTCCAAGTCAGCAATCGGAAAGAAAAGCcggcaaaggaaggaaggggggcgCGCTGGGGGTGGAGAAAGGAGGGCGGAGAGGGGCGGCGGCGCCGGCTGGGTAAGAGCGCGGCGACGGCGCGAGTAAGGACCCGGACCCGGTCGGCGGCGCAGAGAGCCGGCACGGGAGGGGGCCGAGCGCCGCGGCGCCTCTCGTCTTTCTCCTTCAGGTGGCGCAAAACTTTGCGCCTCGGCTCTTGGCAGACTGTATTCCCTACAGTCGCCTCCCTCAGCCTCTAAAGGAGGCCAAGGCCGATGGCGATTCCTGGGCGTCTGCAGAGCTAAGTCCCTGCTCGAAGGAGGCGGGGACTCGGAGCAGCTGCTAGTCCCACAAGCGTCACTGATAGTAGGGAGTAAAAGAGTGCATGCTCCCccccaactacacacacacacacacacacacacacacacacacacacttaagggGAGTGGTTCAGAATTGGGGTACGCGCAGCACCAGGTTTCTGCACCAACCAGAGCTGGATAACTCTAGACTTGTTTCCCTTGCTGTGCCCCCTCCAGCAGACAGCCACGACGATGCCCCTCAACGTGAACTTCGCCAACAGGAACTATGACCTCGACTACGACTCCGTGCAGCCCTATTTCATCTGCGACGAGGAAGAGAATTTCTATCACCAGCAACAGCAGAGCGAGCTGCAGCCGCCCGCGCCCAGTGAGGATATCTGGAAGAAATTCGAGCTGCTTCCCACCCCGCCCCTGTCCCCGAGCCGCCGCTCCGGGCTCTGCTCTCCATCCTATGTTGCGGTCGCTACGTCCTTCTCCCCAAGGGAAGACGATGACGGCGGCGGTGGCAACTTCTCCACCGCCGATCAGCTGGAGATGATGACCGAGTTACTTGGAGGAGACATGGTGAACCAGAGCTTCATCTGTGATCCCGACAACGAGACCTTCATCAAGAACATCATCATCCAGGACTGTATGTGGAGCGGTTTCTCGGCCGCTGCCAAGCTGGTCTCGGAGAAGCTGGCCTCCTACCAGGCTGCGCGCAAAGACAGCGCCAGCCTGAGCCCCGCCCGCGGGCACAGCGTCTGCTCCACCTCCAGCCTGTACCTGCAGGACCTCACCGCCGCCGCGTCCGAGTGCATTGACCCCTCAGTGGTCTTTCCCTACCCGCTCAACGACAGCAGCTCGCCCAAATCCTGTACCTCGTCCGATTCCAcggccttctctccttcctcggACTCGCTGCTGTCCTCCGAGTCCTCCCCACGGGCCAGCCCTGAGCCCCTAGTACTGCATGAGGAGACACCGCCCACCACCAGCAGCGACTCTGGTAAGCCACCCCATTCACAGCAGGGTAGGAAGAGAGAGGTTGGATGGACCTCATTCAGTTGGCCCCCGGgctccccctttctttcccttctgtctaAGAGCTCTTCATCCCTGGATTCCTGTGCTTCAGatatctctcccttcccttcccccagacCGCCCTGGTTGtcactcccaccccccactcttCCCACCCCTCAGGAATTTCATTTGGGTTTTTAAATCTTCTGGCTTATCTTTCAGCTCCATCCACTCCCTTTACCCCTCCTAAGCATTTTAATTACCCTGGGAAGGGTGTGAATGAGGATAAAGGAACTGATCTTGAGGAGGGTGAATTACTACCTGCTTCTTTTCTTGACTGCCAGGAGAATATTTGAATTTAATGGATACGTTGTCTAAGACCCAAGAGAAGCAATGACAGAAGCAGGGACAGCCTTTAGCCTTAGAGCCAGACACTAGTGAAAGTTCTCAAGAGTTGAAGAGCtgggttctttctttgtttttttttgttttgttttgttttgttttgttttgttttcatccgGTTTTGAACACTTCAAAGCAAGTCCTCTTCAATTTGGACTTCTCCCCCCTCCCAACACTCCCCCAACACCAGGACCGTTTGGCAAAGctgcaagactttttttttactgTGCTTCCAGTAAAATAGGGAGTTGCTAAAGTCATAGCAAGAGATTTGCAGTTATCCCTCACGGGACCTGAAGGGTTCTTGGTAAAGTCCCTTAAAAATAGGAGGTGCTTGGAAAATGTGCTTTGCTTTGGGTGTGTCTGGAGCCTCATTAAGTCTTAGGTAAGAATTGGCAAGGATACCATATCCTGGTACATGGTAATTTTCTCACCTGTGCCCTAACCCTGTTCTGCCTTTctgggagaagggaagatggTGTCTAGATCTGATTCttactttcttccctttccaaCTTGGTATTTGGATAGCATTGGTCAAATCCTATGTATAGCCTCCGGGATTCAGGAGGCGTTGCTAACTGATCTTCCACTTCCTCCCTTACAGAAGAAGAacaagaggatgaggaagaaattGATGTGGTGTCTGTGGAGAAGAGGCAAACCCCTGCCAAGAGGTCGGAGTCGGGCTCATCTCCATCCCGAGGCCACAGCAAACCTCCTCACAGCCCACTGGTCCTCAAGAGGTGCCACGTCTCCACTCACCAGCACAACTACGCAGCACCCCCCTCCACGAGGAAGGACTATCCAGCTGCCAAGAGGGCCAAGTTGGACAGTGGCAGGGTCCTGAAGCAGATCAGCAACAACCGCAAATGCTCCAGCCCCAGGTCCTCAGATACGGAGGAAAACGACAAGAGGCGGACACACAACGTCTTGGAACGCCAGAGGAGGAACGAGCTGAAGCGCAGCTTTTTTGCCCTGCGTGACCAGATCCCTGAATTGGAAAACAACGAAAAGGCCCCCAAGGTAGTGATCCTCAAAAAAGCCACCGCCTACATCCTGTCCATTCAAGCAGACGAGCACAAGCTCACCTCTGAAAAGGACTTATTGAGGAAACGGCGAGAACAGTTGAAACACAAACTCGAACAGCTTCGAAACTCTGGTGCATAAACTGACCTAACTCGAGGAGGAGCTGGAGTCTCTCCTGAGAGTAAGGAGAACGGTTCCTTCTGACAGAACTGATGCGCTGGAATTAAAATGCATGCTCAAAGCCTAACCTCACAACCTTGGCTGGGGCTTTGGGACTGTAAGCTTCAGCCATAATTTTAACTGCCTCAAACTTAAATAGTATAAAAGAACTTTTTTTATGCTtcccatcttttttctttttccttttaacagatttgtatttaattgtttttttaaaaaaaaatcttaaaatttatcCAATTTTCCCATGTAAATAGGGTCTTTAAATGTAAATAACTTTAATAAAACGTTTATAACAGTTACAAAAGATTTTAAGACATGtaccataattttttttatttaaagacattttcatttttaaagttgtttttttctattgtttttagaaaaaaataaaataattggaaaaaataattgGGCCAACTCgttgtgtttccttttttcctcttcctcaaacttcttttcctcaATTACAGATTAACAGAATTTGACCATTTTCACAGGGTAGGTTTACAAAGATGGGAAGTGGTTATCTTTGTTAAAAATGGGGTTGGGGGTCCTCAGGACTTCTAAGTTCTCTACGGGATACTTTCTGTGGATACTAATAAAAACCAGAGTTGTTAGTCAGGAATGGGCAAAAGGCAAGTGAGAAGGCTAGATGCAGGGAAGGGAAAAGCAAGAGGTTAAAGATAAGGGCTAAATATACAGATGACAGAACCTCCTGCAGTTAACTGAAGCCATTCCCTGGTTCACCTCAAGCCAAGGACTCTGGCCTGCAAAAGaactggtgggggagggagagagaaccacCTTTTGTTCCTTGCCTCTTGCTCCCAGGTGATAGTCCCTTCACATCCCTTTCTCCTATGCTTCTGAAAAAAACCAGAGGGAGAGCATTACCACTGCTAAATTGACCCTGGTTTTCCAAACAAGGACATACAAAGGTTCAGGGGGTTGCAGAGCTTAATGAGTAAGAACCCAACAAAAAATAACCCAGggcccctgtcttgaaaacaagcCTTACTGCCTTGCTTAGCTGGGGGTCCTCCCGCTGGTTAGGGGGGTCTCAGAATGATCTCTACAGGCTCTGTTAGGAGCTTTGACAGTGCCCACGAAAGAGGTACTGTGATCTCGTCATACCTAGTACAGGTAGTAACAGACATGAAATCACCCATCGATGCACGCGGGGGATGCAAAAACCACTTAGTGCACCCAGGAGGAAGATCCTAGCTAGGAATGAGAGGGCAGGAGTCATTAAAGCTTCACTAATCGAGAACTGATCAGTTCCCCTCCTTGTTTGTGgattggggggttgggggggtgttGTACGGTGTAGAGTGTTGCTTAGTTTTGTACTCAGAAGCATGTAGCTCACTCCTGCCTTACCCATGTAGTTTTTAACATCAGATCCCTGCTTGCTCCTGGGAAGAAGCCAGTTTCGAAGTGTTACTGGTCAgatcataaaataaaacctacttAGGCTTTCTTAACATGAGTCATTATTTGAGAAATTGCAAGCTCTCCTTCCTCCCGAGCACTTTCACACACTCATGACACACGCTCATCAATGGCCCATGAGAAAGCCTTTTGGAACAGGTCTCTTATTAATTACAAGCCTCTGAAAACCCACAATCCAAACCAGAAACTGGAACATGTCAGTGAAGTCCAGGGGAAAGATACCCTAAATGTTCTAAATGACCCCATTGTCTCAGAGAAGGTCTCAAGCATCCTGGAGTGTCTTTGGGACTTTAAACCACCATCATTCATAAACCAATAAGTAATCACtatttttgcccccccccccccatgatctATTGAAGCATTTAACATTTA is a window from the Mus pahari chromosome 17, PAHARI_EIJ_v1.1, whole genome shotgun sequence genome containing:
- the Myc gene encoding myc proto-oncogene protein yields the protein MPLNVNFANRNYDLDYDSVQPYFICDEEENFYHQQQQSELQPPAPSEDIWKKFELLPTPPLSPSRRSGLCSPSYVAVATSFSPREDDDGGGGNFSTADQLEMMTELLGGDMVNQSFICDPDNETFIKNIIIQDCMWSGFSAAAKLVSEKLASYQAARKDSASLSPARGHSVCSTSSLYLQDLTAAASECIDPSVVFPYPLNDSSSPKSCTSSDSTAFSPSSDSLLSSESSPRASPEPLVLHEETPPTTSSDSEEEQEDEEEIDVVSVEKRQTPAKRSESGSSPSRGHSKPPHSPLVLKRCHVSTHQHNYAAPPSTRKDYPAAKRAKLDSGRVLKQISNNRKCSSPRSSDTEENDKRRTHNVLERQRRNELKRSFFALRDQIPELENNEKAPKVVILKKATAYILSIQADEHKLTSEKDLLRKRREQLKHKLEQLRNSGA